The genomic interval GGCATCCTGTTCTTCAGGGTCCGGGCAGTACAACAGAAAAGCAATGTAAGCAGGGTGGAGACGGCCTGGAGCTCTGACTATAGCGGCGGACTGGGTGCTTACAATTTCACCGGTCACCAGCGAAAGCTGAATTGGCAGATGACGGTCAATTATGCCGAAGAGGGAAAGCGCAAGGCGGTAGTGGAGTACTATGATGGTAGCCTGCGTAGCAGGCAGCTGGTCACAAAAGACAATACGACCAATAAGACAACCGTTGGCGAAACCTTTTATGATTACCAGGGAAGAGCAGCTATACAGGTGATGCCTGCGCCGTCTATCAATTCGGTGATCAAATATTCACCTCGTTTTAACAGCGCATTGAATGGCGCTGAATATGACAAGTCTAATTACGACAAGCTGAATGCGCCTTCCGAATACCTTACGGCGAGGGCCAGCCAGATGTCGTCTGCAACCGGAGCGAACCAGTATTATTCCAACAACAATCCGGAAAAGAACACAGGTATTAACCAGTTTATTCCCGATGCAGGTGGATTCGCCTTTACTGAAACGGTATACACACAGGACAACACCGGCAGGATCAGCCGGCAGAGTGGCCTCGGACCTGTTTTCAGGATGGGAAGTAATCATGAAACGAGATATTACTATGGCGCTCCGGGCGATAATGACCTGGATGTGTTGTTTGGTACGGAGGCGGGCGACAAAAGCCATTACTTCAAAAATATGGTGCAGGACGCCAATGGTCAATATGCCATTACCTACCTCGATATGTATGGCCGTACCGTGGCTACTGCTTTGGCTGGTACCCCGGATAGCGCCAGCCTGGATAATCTCTCCTCCAACACCAGTTTCCCCGTAACAGATACTTTGTCAAGGGTGAACAGCAACGTGATCAAAGACCTGGTAATGGAGAATACCCAGAGCCAGCTGGTGGCGATAGATGGCGATTACCAGTTCAAATATTCCCTGGCGCCACCGGTATTACAAAAGAAAGATTGTAATAACAATACGGTATGTTATACTGCCCTCTATGATCTCGAAATAAAGATCACAGATGATGCTTATAACCTCCGCCTGGGTGGAAAAGCTTTCGACACCATCATCCGCAATTATACCGGAACGATCGTGCCTGATTGCAATACGCCCCAACCTTTGCAGGTGGCATTCACCTTACGTCTGCCCAGAGGCAACTACCAGATCACGAAGCGCCTGACCGTTAACAGGGAGGCTATGGCCTACTACAGGGACAGTGTCTTTATGAAGAAGAATCTCTGTACTACCCTGGAACAGTTTGTACAGCAACAGCGCGATTTCCTCGCCAATACACAATGTATTCCTAACTGTGCTGCCTGCCAGGACAGTATCGGCACATGGGATAATTTCCGTAACAGGTACATGACCGCGGGCGGTATTGCTACGGCCGATAGTGCCACTTACAGGGGAGAAGCACAGGCTGCATATGCAGAGGCGGTAGCTGCCTGTGAAGCTTTGTGTGAGAAAACAACGGAATCAACCGATGTAAAGGCAGCACTGCTCCTGGACGTATCTGCGCCTTCCGGTCAATATGCCGACGCTGAAGATACATTGAATGTATATTCCATTTTTTATCAGCCGGACGAGAATACGCTGCCGCCTTATAAACGCGATACCGTTACTTACCTGGATGAAGCAGGCAGGCCTGATCTGGCATATGACGAATTAAGCAATGCATATGTGATCCCCCAGCGTCTGAGACCTGAGCAGTTCGCTGCAAAGTTTAAAGCATCGTGGGCTCCGGCATTACTGAAGTTCCACCCCGAATATTGCAAGTGGCTGGAATTCCAGAAGCACCAGGCAAGTTATGTATGGGACAGGGACTTCGAAAAGACAGATACCTATACAGAAGCGAAAGCCAAAGGGTATCTGAACCCGACAGGCAATAACAGCTTCCCTTATCCGATAGTAGCCGCTAACAAAGATCCTTTGTCGCTGGAAAGCGCGGAGATGCTCAATGCGCTCCAGGCGAAGCTGACCAACTACAACGGCGGTTCCGGCAGCCAGATACTGACCATGTGGAGCACCGCAACTGCTACCCTAAAATGTGAAGGCACTAATACGTCCTGTATTACGTCTTATGCGGCGGCCACTGCGCCTTTCAACGAGAGCGCATTGTGTACGGGCGATCTGGATATGGCATGGCGTAATTTCAGGCAGTTATACCTGTCTGCAAAGCGTACTATTATCGACAATAAGATAAAGAATGCTGCTTGTCCCTCAGGTGTGTCTAACCCTACATCCGCAGCACTGCTGGCTGCCGGTAAACAGCTTAATTTCAACAATGCAACAGACGCCCTGGGGCAAAATGGGCTCGGCTATCTCAATAATGGTCAATCAGGACCAGCGTCAGATTCCGCTAATAATGCGGTGAAGCGGCATTATGAAGATAACTGTAATGCTTATGCAAAAGCATGGGTGAAACAGCTGGCGCCATGTAAGTATACCCAGGCCATGCTGAGTATCCTCATCCCGAGATTGGTGGAAGTCTGTAAGGAAGGATCGGATGTTTCTCACCCGATGGGATCCAGCTCTGTAAGGCCGGGCAGCACTTATACCTATAGGAGCTTCCAGCAGGTGCTGGAGGAATTCAATGCACAACAGGGCATTTCCAACGGTGTGGATTGTAATGGATACCTGATCACAGCACCCGCGCCTTATGACAAGCAGGTGGCATACGGCAACAAGCCGGTATATTCCAAACCCGATACCTGCGAGTGTCGCAAGCTGAATAACCTGCGGGCTGAATATCTCCAGTATGGTAAAACCACAGATGGCAGTTTCGCTGGGTACCTGGCGCGTACAAGGCAGATCAACATGTCGGATGCCGACCTCACGCAATTGCTGAACGCATGTAATACTACCAGCAGCTGTACTTACTTCACAAAGATCATCAGTCTGCCGCCGGCATTGCAATGTAATACCGGCGAGATATGTGTGCCATGCAGTGTGGTGAATAATGCGTATAACAGATTTACGGATAAGTTCCCGGGCATCACACCGACGATAGAAGAAGCGGATACACTGCAGCGGAAGCGGAATACCCTGTTTGCCAATTACATGAACAATGAACTGGGCTTCAGTAAACAGGCATGGGAGTACCTGAAGTTCCGTGCTGATTGCCCGGCGCCGCCGCAACCATCAGCTACTTGTACAACGATTACTAATATCAGGAACAACTTCCTGAGCCTGTATCCTGTTACACTGGGGGATTCTGTTACGGTTGACAAGACGGCTCCGACCCTCAGGATCACACACCTGCTGAGCACCAGGACTACGGCCTATGCTTCATCAGTGACCCTGGGAGCATCGGTATGGACGAACAACGGTGTATGGTTTACTTTCAGGGACAATATTGTATTCAATTTTGCCAGAATTGCGAGAGGCGCCAATATCACTTATGCAGACATGAACCTGTTTGCAAAACCCGCCTCTGCTGGTGGTGAGCTGGTCTGTGGTTCCTTATCGCATTACGCTGCTAATCCGGGAACCATTAGTTTGTTGTTTTCCCGTTCGCTGGGACCTGTAGTAGCCAATGTCACGACATGGGCGGGGCAACCAGGAACGGTAGCAGCCAATACGCTCACCATACCTCCGATCACGAGTACGCAGAGTAGCGCCAACTATTTGAACCAGGTCTGCACGAACCTCGTGAGGGATATGTATACCGCTTCCCGTAGTGGTACTGATTTTGGGTTAATAATGAGACTGAGTTCGGAGCCTGCAACCACGCGTAACGGATTTGTGTTCTGGTCAAATTCCACCACCAATGCCAACGCCATACCACCATTCCTGAATGTTAGATACAGGGCGCACAGATGTAATGAGTTTGAAGTTTACTTCAATGAGAATTACGGGCAGGGCACGAATTACACCATGCCCCAGATAGATAGTTTCTATCTGGCAAATTGTGGAAATGTTTCAGGTGTGTGTGGCAGTACGCCACCTGCGACGCCGACGCCGGTATATGATGGGCCCTTATTATGCGGAAAATCAACGCCTGTATTCCCGCCTACGGATGTGAATACGGTAAATAACTGTTCTGATACCGCTTTCTTCTCTGTCAGCAAAGGAACAGAGTTATACAATGCTTACCGCGATTCCCTGCTGGGCAGTTTCGGACAGGACTATATCAATACAGGACTGCTGGCGGCGAACAGGGAAGTATTTACAGTAAGTTATACCACCAGTGAGTATCACTATACCTTGTTCTATTACGACCAGGCGGGCAACCTGGTGAAAACCGTACCTCCTGCTGGTGTCGTAATAGACAGGTCTGCGGCCTGGGTGAATAGTGTGAAGGCTGCCAGAGCGGCCGGACAGGTGAAAGTACCGGCGCATCAGAAAGTTACCCAGTACAGGTACAATACGCTGAACCAGATAGTGGAACAGCAAACGCCGGATGGAGGGATCAGTAAGTTCTGGTACGACAAGCTGGGAAGACCGGTATTATCACAGAACGCCCAGCAGCGGGTAACGCGCGACTACAATTATACATTTTATGATGGACTGGGACGGGTAATGGAAATCGGCCAGTTGAGGAGCAATACCATCGTGAACGACAACCTCACCCGCAACCCGACCACCCTCCAGCATTTTTATTCAAGTGCCCGTGCCACCTGTGTACAGATCACACGTACCACCTTTGATATTCCTTATGCGCCTTTATCACAACTGGTCCTGTCTGCCCGCAATCTGCGTAACAGGATAGCATGGACCGCGGCATATGACAATGCGACTACCCTGGGCGCCGGCAACTATACAGCTGCGACTTTCTATAGTTACGATGTACATGGTAATGTAGATACGCTACTACAGGACTATAAGAAAGGCGGCATGGCCGATGCCGGGAACAGGTTTAAGAAGATTGTTTATAAGTATGACCTGATCAGCGGCAATGTGAAACAGGTGGCTTATCAGCCTTCCCAGGCAGATGCGTTTTATCATCGTTACACCTATGATGCAGAGAACAGGCTCATAAACGTGGAGACCAGCAAAGACAGCGTGTACTGGGAGAACGATGCCTATTATCAATATTACAGGCATGGCGCACTGGCAAGGCTTGTACTGGGGCAACAGCAGGTGCAGGGACTGGATTATGCTTACACATTGCAGGGCTGGCTGAAGGGTGTGAATTCAACTTCGATCGGTGGCAGTACGGATATGGGCCAGGATGGTACAGCGGGTAGCCCTGTGGCAAGAGATGCGGTTGGTTATGGTCTGTACTATTATGGTATCAGGGACTATAACCCGATTGGTAGCCAGGCGCCCTTTGCACCGATTGAGGGCACTGGCTTTAAGTCACTCTTCAATGGCAATATTGCAGCAGGTAGTCAGCATATCCCTGCTTTGGGTGAGTCTTTATTATCGGTCTACAGCTATGACCTGTTGAATCGTCTCAAAGGGACACAGGCCATCCGCGGATTAAATACAACAACCAATAAATGGACCCCTGTAGCGATCCAGGATTTCAAAGAAGGTATTACATATGATGAAGACGGCAATATCCTGACCTATAGCCGCAACGGCAACAGCACATTTGCCGGTAAACCGCTGGCAATGGACAATCTTACCTATACCTACAAGGCAGGTAAGAACCAGCTCGATTTTGTGGCAGATACAGTAGGTACAGGCAGGTACGATGATGATATTGATAATCAGACGGCAGGCAATTTCGCTTACGACAGTACAGGTAACCTGATAAAAGATAATGCGGGTGGTATTACCAGCGTTGTCTGGACAGTTGACGGCAAGATAGCCTCCATTACAAAGAGCGATGGGACGGTAGTTACTTACACTTATGATGCATCCGGAAACCGTATCAGCCAGACAGTGAACGGTGTACAGACCTGGTATGTACGGGATGCAGCCGGCAATACGATCAGCACCTATATTAAAGGGAATAGCAACGTCAATGGCGGGAATCTTACCCAGACAGAAGTGTATCTGTACGGTCTTGGTCGCCTGGGTGTGAGCGCATTTAACAGGGACCTGCAAAATGTTGCCCTGCCTGACCTGACAAATATGTCCGGACTGGGCGCCGGAATTGCCGGCAACTTTACGAGAGGAAGCAAGTCCTTCGAGATAAGCAACTTTCATGGCAATGTGCTGGCAACGGTATCTGATAAGAAACGTGGCGTGTCGAACGACAGCGCTACGATCAGCTATTTCATGCCGGATGTGCTTTCAACGCAGGAATACTACTCTTTCGGTATGAAGATGGCCGGCAGGGGGACCGGCAATAATGACTACCGCTTTGGATTTAACGGACAGGAGAAATCGATCGGGGTCGGCACTAATAATTATACCGCTCAGTACTGGGAGTATGACAGCAGATTAGGTCGCAGGTGGAATATGGACCCTGTTGTTAATCCGGGTGAAAGTCCTTATGCTACTTTCGCCAATAGCCCCATTCTTGTGAGCGACACGAAGGGAAATTGCCCGGATGGGAAATGTGGCGATAAAGAGAAGGTGGCAGCATATGAAGTGGTCAAAAAACATTTTGACCCCAAGAAAAACCGTAAGGACATTTCTGCTGAGCTGAAGCAGTCGGCCCTGGAATGGTTCTTAAAAGAGTATACGAGCGGTGGATATCCGAAGGATACGAAAGTAGGAGACTATGCGCATTTCGAGAAACTGGTGCTTGATACCTGGACCGGCGCTTTTGCTTCTTCCTTTTTCTCAAGATTTGAGTCGAACGATAAGCTCATTCAGGGTATGTCCACCTCATCGGGTAAGGCATTTGCTATTCAGTATCTATTGGGGAAGGATTGGAGCGATTTGCAGGTGTTTGGTAATGTGATGGTGCCGCAGATCATGGATTTCTTTACTGGTGCTGCTGTGGGCAGTAATCCCGGTTTTAATACACCACAAAAGCTACCGTCAAGAGCAGGTATTAATATCGGCTTCAGCGAAACGCTTTTCAGTGACATTCCGAAGGGAGCAGGCGCATTGTTAGGGAAGCGGGGAGAAGAATTAACAGAAGTCATGATCCGCCATGCATATCCGAATGCAACTATCGGAAAACAAGTGTATTTTTATTTTTCGAAGACGAACTACGCTAAACTGGATTTTGTTGTTGTCAATGAAGGGAAGGTGGTTGCCATCTGGGAAAGTAAGGTCAATGGAAGCGTGTTGTCGGGGCCACAGCAATTGCTGTTCATTGAAAAGCAGGCCGGGGCCTTTGGTGGTAAAGCTGCCAAAGAAGTAGGTATCGCCGGTCAAAGTGCAGAGGGGGCATTGCTGCGTGAGGTAAGGTATGAATCAGGTACGGGAGCTGCAACAATCATTTCGCATTAAGTATGAATAAAAAGGAGATTATAAAATTACTACGTTCAAAAGTTGACAAAGAACTGAAGGCCCTTGGATTTGCATACAGGAGCAAGGAGGAGAGCTATGTAAAACAGGATAAAGAAACACAGCTGTTCTTTGAAATTTCCCTGCTCTTGCTGGACTATGCGGATTATGAGAGTGGTGCAATAGGGAAGTATGTGGAATTATATGTTAATGTGTATCACAAAGAGGTGTCTGAAATCTTACTGGAAACGTCTACACGTAGTTTTTTAGGGTCAATGTTTTATTTTAAAATAGTGGGGAACTTGTTGGCGGATATAACCTTGAATCCCAATATTGCTGATTATACCAAACGTAATAATTTCAATTATTTCAAATTGAATTTTCCGCCGGGAAAGGAATCGGATGTATCAGATGATATATCATCAAAGATGCTGTCTGTCGTTCATCAGCATATAATACCTTTTTTCAACACTGTCAATACATTGGAAAAGATCAGGAATATGCTGGATCAAAGTTATGAGGCCACCCTGTCTGTTCATAATGTAAACAATGAAAGATTACTGGCCCTGGTTGTGCTGTTGCTGCAATGTAAAGATGATGCCATGTTGGAAAAGATACAGCGGATCAGAGCGCATTTCCTTTCTATTGATCATAGTACCGCATTAAGGGAACTTGATAATATTTTAAGTAAGTACCATTGATGCCGTATTGGGTGTATAAGTATCTGGAAGGTATTGTGTTAAGTAGATAATTGGCTATTGAATATTAGTTTGATGCCCGGGGCTGATCAACAATAATGATCAGCCCCGTTTTTTTTTTCAGCAGATGGCGGACCTCTTATCGCCAGCCAGGTCAAATCCGGTACGCTTGATAATTTTTCCCCAAATGTTTTGAAATCTACGGTATTGTGTGTACGTTTACAACCAAGACGAGTTTGCAACAAAACGAACAAAGAGGACAATAAGAGACACAGTACACGAGTAATGTTGCCCAACTACCATTAACAGTGAAGACGTAACCACTAATTGATGTTGTAACTGACAACACCAGTCTTTCGCGTAGCAAAAAACAAAAAAAACATCATAAAAAGCTATCAATGAAATCAGTTATCCCTATCCATCAACGCCCGCCAGATAAGTGTATTGGTGACATGTTTACCGTACGGCTCATTTTGTAATACCAGGAGAATAAGCCTGAAGGCTACTATCAGACCTATACGATTCCTCTTCTCCGGAGGAACAGGAACGCTATTTCCTATACTAAAATATACATTCAATGATACTGGAGATTGTTGCCAGACATAAGAGAGCGTTTGCCGTCATAATGCTGACGCTCCTTTATTGTGATGCAGTATTGCCCGCTTATGTATTTGCTTCGGCGCGGGCAGATAGTCGTAATTATACGGGGCGAAGACCTGTCGTGATACCTGTTAAGGAAGCCGGTAGTATGGCGAATACTTCGAGGTCAGGCCCTGTTAAAGCCGGGGCAGCGCCTTCCTTAAAAGCGAAAGCGGAGGCTGCTGCTGGCGGCCCCGGTCAGCCGGAGAGCCAGGCATTCCACTCTGTGAACAGCAACAATATGGTTGACCTGTTCACGGGCGATTTTTCCTACAACATTCCCCTGATGGACGTAGGTGGCTATCCGCTGGCGATCGGCTATAATAGCGGTATCTCCATGGACCAGGAAGCCAGTTGGGTAGGGCTGGGGTGGAATATTAACCCCGGGGCCATTACCCGTAATATGCGTGGCCTGCCGGACGATTTTAACGGCAGGGATACCATTCAGAAAGTGGTATCAGTAAAAGAGAACCGTACAGTAGGCGTAACAGTGGGAGCCGATGTGGAGATCACCGGTTTAAGCGAGTATGCGCAGTTCGGCGCTGGCGCCAGCCTGGGTATTTTACATAACTCATATAAGGGTATTGGCCTGGAAACCAGTGTGAATACCAGTATCAGCGCTGGGTCCAGCAGCATGGGATGGTTTACGACCGGCTTGTCCGTCACCAACAGTTCACAGGAAGGACTAACCATCGGCAGATCACTGGCATATAAGTTTGCCGATGAACAGGCAAGGCAGAAAGGTGGCCTGGGGGGAAGTGTATCTACAGGATGGTCTTACAATTCCAGGGAAGGCTTAAAGGCACTCACCTTTTCCGCTGGTTTGCGGCAATACACCATGGACTACCTGAACAGGCCCGCTGTACAGAGTGCCGGTATTTCTTCTTATATCTCTTTTGCTCATCCGGCTTTCACACCTGCCATCAATATGCCGGTTACCAATACGATGTATAATTATACCGCAAAGGTTGGCTGGGAAGCACAGGTGGTACACCCCAGTGTGTTTGTGAGCGGGTATGTATCCAAACAACGCATCGCACCGGAAGATAAACGCAGCGCCCTGCCGGCATATGGTTATCTCAATTACCATAGCGCTAACGGCAATGAAGGCGCTTTGCTGGATTATAACAGGGAAAAGGAAATCGCTTACCGGGAAAAACCTGCCGTTCCCAATATTGCAGTACCTTCTTATACATATGACGTATTCTCCATCACCGGAGAAGGTACAGGAGGCATGTTCCGTGCGTATCGCGGGGATATTGGATTTATATACGATCATGCAGTAAAGACGCGCGACAATTCTTCCCGTGGTAGTGTAGATATTGGTTTGGGTAGCCTGGCGCATGCGGGTGTGGACCTCGGTATCACCAGGGCCTATTCACAGAGCGGTCCCTGGATAGAGCAGAACCCCTTGGCTACCACCATTGCCTTCAGGAAACCGGACAAACTGTTCGAAAGCGTTTATTTCAGGAACCCGGGAGAGAAGACGATCAATACCAGGGCATTCTATGACGCTGT from Chitinophaga filiformis carries:
- a CDS encoding RHS repeat protein; the protein is MHSLPRKSALWLTVLMLLMAAGSSFAQTGTVRTLRNILDGSRGQLAKDSAATVQDSLYFNPAQIAKLDTPYQVKNIVTFKVNEYSNVYLPAQFSATINARLIYTKPDFTIDSVDKSFIINYDAAGSYTNRSSFVFANAHKVTVKVISVSVTAAARVLNALVMENEMRVTPVYKLSCTDDAVKNISAVNAANTDSTDELTVTWPVTAGADVYDLEWAYVDSSAYTNNKYGNPVNPVLLFRNNATRVTLADNTYRIPLLYDNGGILFFRVRAVQQKSNVSRVETAWSSDYSGGLGAYNFTGHQRKLNWQMTVNYAEEGKRKAVVEYYDGSLRSRQLVTKDNTTNKTTVGETFYDYQGRAAIQVMPAPSINSVIKYSPRFNSALNGAEYDKSNYDKLNAPSEYLTARASQMSSATGANQYYSNNNPEKNTGINQFIPDAGGFAFTETVYTQDNTGRISRQSGLGPVFRMGSNHETRYYYGAPGDNDLDVLFGTEAGDKSHYFKNMVQDANGQYAITYLDMYGRTVATALAGTPDSASLDNLSSNTSFPVTDTLSRVNSNVIKDLVMENTQSQLVAIDGDYQFKYSLAPPVLQKKDCNNNTVCYTALYDLEIKITDDAYNLRLGGKAFDTIIRNYTGTIVPDCNTPQPLQVAFTLRLPRGNYQITKRLTVNREAMAYYRDSVFMKKNLCTTLEQFVQQQRDFLANTQCIPNCAACQDSIGTWDNFRNRYMTAGGIATADSATYRGEAQAAYAEAVAACEALCEKTTESTDVKAALLLDVSAPSGQYADAEDTLNVYSIFYQPDENTLPPYKRDTVTYLDEAGRPDLAYDELSNAYVIPQRLRPEQFAAKFKASWAPALLKFHPEYCKWLEFQKHQASYVWDRDFEKTDTYTEAKAKGYLNPTGNNSFPYPIVAANKDPLSLESAEMLNALQAKLTNYNGGSGSQILTMWSTATATLKCEGTNTSCITSYAAATAPFNESALCTGDLDMAWRNFRQLYLSAKRTIIDNKIKNAACPSGVSNPTSAALLAAGKQLNFNNATDALGQNGLGYLNNGQSGPASDSANNAVKRHYEDNCNAYAKAWVKQLAPCKYTQAMLSILIPRLVEVCKEGSDVSHPMGSSSVRPGSTYTYRSFQQVLEEFNAQQGISNGVDCNGYLITAPAPYDKQVAYGNKPVYSKPDTCECRKLNNLRAEYLQYGKTTDGSFAGYLARTRQINMSDADLTQLLNACNTTSSCTYFTKIISLPPALQCNTGEICVPCSVVNNAYNRFTDKFPGITPTIEEADTLQRKRNTLFANYMNNELGFSKQAWEYLKFRADCPAPPQPSATCTTITNIRNNFLSLYPVTLGDSVTVDKTAPTLRITHLLSTRTTAYASSVTLGASVWTNNGVWFTFRDNIVFNFARIARGANITYADMNLFAKPASAGGELVCGSLSHYAANPGTISLLFSRSLGPVVANVTTWAGQPGTVAANTLTIPPITSTQSSANYLNQVCTNLVRDMYTASRSGTDFGLIMRLSSEPATTRNGFVFWSNSTTNANAIPPFLNVRYRAHRCNEFEVYFNENYGQGTNYTMPQIDSFYLANCGNVSGVCGSTPPATPTPVYDGPLLCGKSTPVFPPTDVNTVNNCSDTAFFSVSKGTELYNAYRDSLLGSFGQDYINTGLLAANREVFTVSYTTSEYHYTLFYYDQAGNLVKTVPPAGVVIDRSAAWVNSVKAARAAGQVKVPAHQKVTQYRYNTLNQIVEQQTPDGGISKFWYDKLGRPVLSQNAQQRVTRDYNYTFYDGLGRVMEIGQLRSNTIVNDNLTRNPTTLQHFYSSARATCVQITRTTFDIPYAPLSQLVLSARNLRNRIAWTAAYDNATTLGAGNYTAATFYSYDVHGNVDTLLQDYKKGGMADAGNRFKKIVYKYDLISGNVKQVAYQPSQADAFYHRYTYDAENRLINVETSKDSVYWENDAYYQYYRHGALARLVLGQQQVQGLDYAYTLQGWLKGVNSTSIGGSTDMGQDGTAGSPVARDAVGYGLYYYGIRDYNPIGSQAPFAPIEGTGFKSLFNGNIAAGSQHIPALGESLLSVYSYDLLNRLKGTQAIRGLNTTTNKWTPVAIQDFKEGITYDEDGNILTYSRNGNSTFAGKPLAMDNLTYTYKAGKNQLDFVADTVGTGRYDDDIDNQTAGNFAYDSTGNLIKDNAGGITSVVWTVDGKIASITKSDGTVVTYTYDASGNRISQTVNGVQTWYVRDAAGNTISTYIKGNSNVNGGNLTQTEVYLYGLGRLGVSAFNRDLQNVALPDLTNMSGLGAGIAGNFTRGSKSFEISNFHGNVLATVSDKKRGVSNDSATISYFMPDVLSTQEYYSFGMKMAGRGTGNNDYRFGFNGQEKSIGVGTNNYTAQYWEYDSRLGRRWNMDPVVNPGESPYATFANSPILVSDTKGNCPDGKCGDKEKVAAYEVVKKHFDPKKNRKDISAELKQSALEWFLKEYTSGGYPKDTKVGDYAHFEKLVLDTWTGAFASSFFSRFESNDKLIQGMSTSSGKAFAIQYLLGKDWSDLQVFGNVMVPQIMDFFTGAAVGSNPGFNTPQKLPSRAGINIGFSETLFSDIPKGAGALLGKRGEELTEVMIRHAYPNATIGKQVYFYFSKTNYAKLDFVVVNEGKVVAIWESKVNGSVLSGPQQLLFIEKQAGAFGGKAAKEVGIAGQSAEGALLREVRYESGTGAATIISH